The following are encoded in a window of Rubellicoccus peritrichatus genomic DNA:
- a CDS encoding IS66 family transposase, giving the protein MKRLLRWLYQACFGKVEIDNNHVENAIRPSTIGKKHWLFIGPENSGQTSTILYRITESAKHHNLEPYNYIFHLLQELPKATNFQIPRFPPKAIAKK; this is encoded by the coding sequence ATGAAGAGGTTGCTTCGATGGCTTTACCAAGCTTGCTTTGGCAAAGTCGAAATCGATAACAACCACGTAGAGAACGCCATCCGACCCTCCACCATCGGCAAGAAACACTGGCTTTTCATTGGCCCGGAAAACTCAGGACAAACCTCAACCATCTTATACAGAATCACCGAGTCAGCCAAACACCACAATCTCGAACCCTATAACTACATCTTCCACCTGCTCCAAGAGCTGCCTAAAGCAACCAACTTCCAGATCCCCCGGTTCCCCCCAAAAGCCATCGCTAAGAAATAG